The following coding sequences lie in one Syngnathoides biaculeatus isolate LvHL_M chromosome 16, ASM1980259v1, whole genome shotgun sequence genomic window:
- the LOC133514957 gene encoding adhesion G protein-coupled receptor E2 isoform X7 yields MNERMTAISRLFPLSALYLSSISALSESSCSKGFMYMEGKCIDEDECKNYPSDNGPCGVNAKCLNTIGSFHCQCDVGFHTDIKSITFTAESSLTCTDINECLENNGICGRLQNCINTIPMYDCACYEGFVANVNAGCDDVDECLKENICGPSAKCINTAGSYDCVCDDGFATKSGSGNFTESRGACEDVDDCLKENICGPNAKCINTAGSFYCVCDDGFATKTGRGNFTESRGACEDCRLSIGCVDVDDCLKENNCGPNAKCINTAGSYYCVCDDGFATKSGRGNFTLLQEPCEAVCSPDERNHCGNGSCRIGASGPRCACHAGFTNYGDKAARCTSRNTSSCIRFKLNTSIETLRVKSETHFSTALHCDAFEDAEDPKADVAGIRDLMMLLRKSCEDSEAPDVQHLLSRILALIDDLFSAAAFDDNRKVSIFLDTVESALRMTGPFIQPLRINKSSAYAELDLHSHKGPVSPEEVATLSTKPVTLNIKLETVAGDRSQYPGFANVFLLSYANLENFTDGFYGGVNPEANRSYVIISKAATVSVTNDNTSRLGEPVELTFRHLTQVKASRRECVFWDASRGDGSWSADGCTAVESNSSFTVCSCNHLSTFAVLMALYDVEPSDHHPLAPLRQPLCRYPHLPRGHLSHREPERLRSDRRPAAFLLPGRVLLDVSGRCAALPDGHPGVQHQLPDPVHDGGRLRRPGCDRRRLRGGLPRRIRHREILLVEVEIYLDFLGPGLWHHCHQHFLLLHHRVEVGAKILKSQPRHE; encoded by the exons ATGAAGATGAGTGTAAGAACTACCCTTCTGACAACGGACCGTGCGGCGTCAACGCAAAGTGTTTGAACACCATCGGCAGCTTCCACTGCCAGTGCGACGTCGGCTTCCACACCGACATAAAGTCAATCACATTTACGGCCGAATCATCTTTAACGTGTACCG ATATAAATGAATGTTTGGAGAACAACGGCATATGTGGGAGGCTGCAAAACTGTATTAACACCATTCCAATGTACGACTGTGCTTGCTACGAAGGATTCGTTGCCAACGTTAACGCTGGCTGCGATG ACGTGGACGAGTGCCTGAAGGAAAACATCTGCGGGCCCAGCGCGAAGTGCATCAACACGGCCGGCAGTTATGACTGCGTGTGCGACGACGGCTTTGCGACCAAGTCTGGCAGCGGCAACTTCACGGAGTCCCGAGGGGCATGCGAAG ACGTGGACGACTGCCTGAAGGAAAACATCTGCGGGCCCAACGCGAAGTGCATCAACACGGCCGGCAGTTTTTACTGCGTGTGCGACGACGGCTTTGCGACCAAGACTGGCAGAGGCAACTTCACGGAGTCCCGAGGGGCATGCGAAG ATTGCCGCTTGTCTATTGGCTGCGTAGACGTGGACGACTGCCTGAAGGAAAACAACTGCGGGCCCAACGCGAAGTGCATCAACACGGCCGGCAGTTATTACTGCGTGTGCGACGACGGCTTCGCGACCAAGTCTGGCAGAGGCAACTTCACGCTCCTTCAAGAGCCATGCGAAG CCGTATGTTCGCCCGACGAGAGAAACCACTGTGGAAATGGCAGCTGCCGCATCGGAGCCAGCGGCCCTCGCTGCGCATGCCACGCGGGGTTCACCAATTACGGCGACAAAGCCGCCCGCTGCACGAGTAGGAATACTTCCTCTTGCATCCGTTTTAAGTTGAACACAAGCATAGAAACACTGCGTGTAAAATCTGAAACTCATTTTTCTACAGCGTTACATTGTGATGCGTTCGAGGACGCGGAGGATCCGAAAGCG GATGTTGCCGGTATACGTGATCTGATGATGCTGCTGAGAAAAAGCTGCGAGGATTCGGAAGCCCCGGACGTCCAGCACCTTCTTTCG AGGATTTTGGCGCTTATTGACGACCTCTTCTCCGCTGCAGCCTTTGATGACAACAGGAAGGTGTCCATCTTTCTGGACACAGTGGAGAGTGCGCTGAGAATGACCGGACCTTTCATTCAACCTCTTAGAATAAACAAATCATCCGCCTACGCGG AACTGGATCTGCATTCACATAAAGGACCCGTGTCGCCGGAGGAAGTGGCGACATTATCAACTAAGCCGGTCACGTTGAATATCAAGTTGGAAACAGTCGCCGGGGATCGTTCGCAGTACCCAG GCTTTGCCAACGTCTTCTTGCTCAGCTACGCCAACCTGGAGAACTTCACCGACGGCTTTTACGGTGGGGTGAACCCGGAGGCCAACCGAAGCTACGTCATCATCTCCAAGGCGGCGACCGTCTCGGTCACCAACGACAACACGAGTCGCCTGGGAGAGCCGGTCGAGCTAACTTTTCGCCACTTGACACAG GTAAAGGCATCTCGCCGCGAGTGTGTGTTCTGGGACGCCTCCCGTGGAGACGGGAGCTGGTCTGCCGACGGCTGCACGGCGGTGGAGTCCAACTCCAGCTTCACCGTGTGCTCCTGCAACCACTTGAGCACATTCGCCGTGCTCATGGCCCTTTACGACGTCGAG CCCTCGGACCACCATCCACTTGCACCTCTGCGTCAGCCTCTTTGTCGGTATCCTCATCTTCCTCGTGGGCATCTCTCGCACAGAGAACCAG AGCGCCTGCGCAGCGATCGCCGGCCTGCTGCATTTCTTCTTCCTGGCCGCGTTCTGCTGGATGTGTCTGGAAGGTGTGCAGCTCTTCCGGATGGTCATCCTGGTGTTCAACACCAACTTCCCGACCCGGTACATGATGGCGGGCGGCTACGGCGTCCCGGCTGCGATCGTCGCCGTCTGCGCGGGGGTCTACCCCGAAGGATACGGCACCGAGAAATT TTGCTGGTTGAAGTTgaaatttatttggattttttggggcCCGGCTTGTGGCATCATTGTC atcaacattttcttcttcttcatcaccGCGTGGAAGTTGGCGCAAAAATTCTCAAGTCTCAACCCCGACATGAATAA
- the LOC133514957 gene encoding adhesion G protein-coupled receptor E2 isoform X6, whose product MNERMTAISRLFPLSALYLSSISALSESSCSKGFMYMEGKCIDEDECKNYPSDNGPCGVNAKCLNTIGSFHCQCDVGFHTDIKSITFTAESSLTCTDINECLENNGICGRLQNCINTIPMYDCACYEGFVANVNAGCDDVDECLKENICGPSAKCINTAGSYDCVCDDGFATKSGSGNFTESRGACEDVDDCLKENICGPNAKCINTAGSFYCVCDDGFATKTGRGNFTESRGACEDCRLSIGCVDVDDCLKENNCGPNAKCINTAGSYYCVCDDGFATKSGRGNFTLLQEPCEAVCSPDERNHCGNGSCRIGASGPRCACHAGFTNYGDKAARCTSRNTSSCIRFKLNTSIETLRVKSETHFSTALHCDAFEDAEDPKADVAGIRDLMMLLRKSCEDSEAPDVQHLLSRILALIDDLFSAAAFDDNRKVSIFLDTVESALRMTGPFIQPLRINKSSAYAELDLHSHKGPVSPEEVATLSTKPVTLNIKLETVAGDRSQYPGFANVFLLSYANLENFTDGFYGGVNPEANRSYVIISKAATVSVTNDNTSRLGEPVELTFRHLTQVKASRRECVFWDASRGDGSWSADGCTAVESNSSFTVCSCNHLSTFAVLMALYDVEATLELQPSDHHPLAPLRQPLCRYPHLPRGHLSHREPERLRSDRRPAAFLLPGRVLLDVSGRCAALPDGHPGVQHQLPDPVHDGGRLRRPGCDRRRLRGGLPRRIRHREILLVEVEIYLDFLGPGLWHHCHQHFLLLHHRVEVGAKILKSQPRHE is encoded by the exons ATGAAGATGAGTGTAAGAACTACCCTTCTGACAACGGACCGTGCGGCGTCAACGCAAAGTGTTTGAACACCATCGGCAGCTTCCACTGCCAGTGCGACGTCGGCTTCCACACCGACATAAAGTCAATCACATTTACGGCCGAATCATCTTTAACGTGTACCG ATATAAATGAATGTTTGGAGAACAACGGCATATGTGGGAGGCTGCAAAACTGTATTAACACCATTCCAATGTACGACTGTGCTTGCTACGAAGGATTCGTTGCCAACGTTAACGCTGGCTGCGATG ACGTGGACGAGTGCCTGAAGGAAAACATCTGCGGGCCCAGCGCGAAGTGCATCAACACGGCCGGCAGTTATGACTGCGTGTGCGACGACGGCTTTGCGACCAAGTCTGGCAGCGGCAACTTCACGGAGTCCCGAGGGGCATGCGAAG ACGTGGACGACTGCCTGAAGGAAAACATCTGCGGGCCCAACGCGAAGTGCATCAACACGGCCGGCAGTTTTTACTGCGTGTGCGACGACGGCTTTGCGACCAAGACTGGCAGAGGCAACTTCACGGAGTCCCGAGGGGCATGCGAAG ATTGCCGCTTGTCTATTGGCTGCGTAGACGTGGACGACTGCCTGAAGGAAAACAACTGCGGGCCCAACGCGAAGTGCATCAACACGGCCGGCAGTTATTACTGCGTGTGCGACGACGGCTTCGCGACCAAGTCTGGCAGAGGCAACTTCACGCTCCTTCAAGAGCCATGCGAAG CCGTATGTTCGCCCGACGAGAGAAACCACTGTGGAAATGGCAGCTGCCGCATCGGAGCCAGCGGCCCTCGCTGCGCATGCCACGCGGGGTTCACCAATTACGGCGACAAAGCCGCCCGCTGCACGAGTAGGAATACTTCCTCTTGCATCCGTTTTAAGTTGAACACAAGCATAGAAACACTGCGTGTAAAATCTGAAACTCATTTTTCTACAGCGTTACATTGTGATGCGTTCGAGGACGCGGAGGATCCGAAAGCG GATGTTGCCGGTATACGTGATCTGATGATGCTGCTGAGAAAAAGCTGCGAGGATTCGGAAGCCCCGGACGTCCAGCACCTTCTTTCG AGGATTTTGGCGCTTATTGACGACCTCTTCTCCGCTGCAGCCTTTGATGACAACAGGAAGGTGTCCATCTTTCTGGACACAGTGGAGAGTGCGCTGAGAATGACCGGACCTTTCATTCAACCTCTTAGAATAAACAAATCATCCGCCTACGCGG AACTGGATCTGCATTCACATAAAGGACCCGTGTCGCCGGAGGAAGTGGCGACATTATCAACTAAGCCGGTCACGTTGAATATCAAGTTGGAAACAGTCGCCGGGGATCGTTCGCAGTACCCAG GCTTTGCCAACGTCTTCTTGCTCAGCTACGCCAACCTGGAGAACTTCACCGACGGCTTTTACGGTGGGGTGAACCCGGAGGCCAACCGAAGCTACGTCATCATCTCCAAGGCGGCGACCGTCTCGGTCACCAACGACAACACGAGTCGCCTGGGAGAGCCGGTCGAGCTAACTTTTCGCCACTTGACACAG GTAAAGGCATCTCGCCGCGAGTGTGTGTTCTGGGACGCCTCCCGTGGAGACGGGAGCTGGTCTGCCGACGGCTGCACGGCGGTGGAGTCCAACTCCAGCTTCACCGTGTGCTCCTGCAACCACTTGAGCACATTCGCCGTGCTCATGGCCCTTTACGACGTCGAG GCCACGTTGGAGTTGCAG CCCTCGGACCACCATCCACTTGCACCTCTGCGTCAGCCTCTTTGTCGGTATCCTCATCTTCCTCGTGGGCATCTCTCGCACAGAGAACCAG AGCGCCTGCGCAGCGATCGCCGGCCTGCTGCATTTCTTCTTCCTGGCCGCGTTCTGCTGGATGTGTCTGGAAGGTGTGCAGCTCTTCCGGATGGTCATCCTGGTGTTCAACACCAACTTCCCGACCCGGTACATGATGGCGGGCGGCTACGGCGTCCCGGCTGCGATCGTCGCCGTCTGCGCGGGGGTCTACCCCGAAGGATACGGCACCGAGAAATT TTGCTGGTTGAAGTTgaaatttatttggattttttggggcCCGGCTTGTGGCATCATTGTC atcaacattttcttcttcttcatcaccGCGTGGAAGTTGGCGCAAAAATTCTCAAGTCTCAACCCCGACATGAATAA
- the LOC133514957 gene encoding adhesion G protein-coupled receptor E5 isoform X4, which yields MNERMTAISRLFPLSALYLSSISALSESSCSKGFMYMEGKCIDEDECKNYPSDNGPCGVNAKCLNTIGSFHCQCDVGFHTDIKSITFTAESSLTCTDINECLENNGICGRLQNCINTIPMYDCACYEGFVANVNAGCDDVDECLKENICGPSAKCINTAGSYDCVCDDGFATKSGSGNFTESRGACEDVDDCLKENICGPNAKCINTAGSFYCVCDDGFATKTGRGNFTESRGACEDCRLSIGCVDVDDCLKENNCGPNAKCINTAGSYYCVCDDGFATKSGRGNFTLLQEPCEAVCSPDERNHCGNGSCRIGASGPRCACHAGFTNYGDKAARCTTLHCDAFEDAEDPKADVAGIRDLMMLLRKSCEDSEAPDVQHLLSRILALIDDLFSAAAFDDNRKVSIFLDTVESALRMTGPFIQPLRINKSSAYAELDLHSHKGPVSPEEVATLSTKPVTLNIKLETVAGDRSQYPGFANVFLLSYANLENFTDGFYGGVNPEANRSYVIISKAATVSVTNDNTSRLGEPVELTFRHLTQVKASRRECVFWDASRGDGSWSADGCTAVESNSSFTVCSCNHLSTFAVLMALYDVEATLELQVVTWAGLTLSLICLLLCILTFSLIRSIQSPRTTIHLHLCVSLFVGILIFLVGISRTENQSACAAIAGLLHFFFLAAFCWMCLEGVQLFRMVILVFNTNFPTRYMMAGGYGVPAAIVAVCAGVYPEGYGTEKFCWLKLKFIWIFWGPACGIIVINIFFFFITAWKLAQKFSSLNPDMNKLQKIKAFIATAVAQVCVLGTTWLFGCFQFEKSTMAMSYLFTLFASLQGLMLFVMHCLFSKQVRDEYGNFLSRFRAPQKKNYSEFSSVSSRQHASASSRDTGESHF from the exons ATGAAGATGAGTGTAAGAACTACCCTTCTGACAACGGACCGTGCGGCGTCAACGCAAAGTGTTTGAACACCATCGGCAGCTTCCACTGCCAGTGCGACGTCGGCTTCCACACCGACATAAAGTCAATCACATTTACGGCCGAATCATCTTTAACGTGTACCG ATATAAATGAATGTTTGGAGAACAACGGCATATGTGGGAGGCTGCAAAACTGTATTAACACCATTCCAATGTACGACTGTGCTTGCTACGAAGGATTCGTTGCCAACGTTAACGCTGGCTGCGATG ACGTGGACGAGTGCCTGAAGGAAAACATCTGCGGGCCCAGCGCGAAGTGCATCAACACGGCCGGCAGTTATGACTGCGTGTGCGACGACGGCTTTGCGACCAAGTCTGGCAGCGGCAACTTCACGGAGTCCCGAGGGGCATGCGAAG ACGTGGACGACTGCCTGAAGGAAAACATCTGCGGGCCCAACGCGAAGTGCATCAACACGGCCGGCAGTTTTTACTGCGTGTGCGACGACGGCTTTGCGACCAAGACTGGCAGAGGCAACTTCACGGAGTCCCGAGGGGCATGCGAAG ATTGCCGCTTGTCTATTGGCTGCGTAGACGTGGACGACTGCCTGAAGGAAAACAACTGCGGGCCCAACGCGAAGTGCATCAACACGGCCGGCAGTTATTACTGCGTGTGCGACGACGGCTTCGCGACCAAGTCTGGCAGAGGCAACTTCACGCTCCTTCAAGAGCCATGCGAAG CCGTATGTTCGCCCGACGAGAGAAACCACTGTGGAAATGGCAGCTGCCGCATCGGAGCCAGCGGCCCTCGCTGCGCATGCCACGCGGGGTTCACCAATTACGGCGACAAAGCCGCCCGCTGCACGA CGTTACATTGTGATGCGTTCGAGGACGCGGAGGATCCGAAAGCG GATGTTGCCGGTATACGTGATCTGATGATGCTGCTGAGAAAAAGCTGCGAGGATTCGGAAGCCCCGGACGTCCAGCACCTTCTTTCG AGGATTTTGGCGCTTATTGACGACCTCTTCTCCGCTGCAGCCTTTGATGACAACAGGAAGGTGTCCATCTTTCTGGACACAGTGGAGAGTGCGCTGAGAATGACCGGACCTTTCATTCAACCTCTTAGAATAAACAAATCATCCGCCTACGCGG AACTGGATCTGCATTCACATAAAGGACCCGTGTCGCCGGAGGAAGTGGCGACATTATCAACTAAGCCGGTCACGTTGAATATCAAGTTGGAAACAGTCGCCGGGGATCGTTCGCAGTACCCAG GCTTTGCCAACGTCTTCTTGCTCAGCTACGCCAACCTGGAGAACTTCACCGACGGCTTTTACGGTGGGGTGAACCCGGAGGCCAACCGAAGCTACGTCATCATCTCCAAGGCGGCGACCGTCTCGGTCACCAACGACAACACGAGTCGCCTGGGAGAGCCGGTCGAGCTAACTTTTCGCCACTTGACACAG GTAAAGGCATCTCGCCGCGAGTGTGTGTTCTGGGACGCCTCCCGTGGAGACGGGAGCTGGTCTGCCGACGGCTGCACGGCGGTGGAGTCCAACTCCAGCTTCACCGTGTGCTCCTGCAACCACTTGAGCACATTCGCCGTGCTCATGGCCCTTTACGACGTCGAG GCCACGTTGGAGTTGCAGGTCGTGACCTGGGCGGGGCTGACCCTGTCGCTGATTTGCCTGCTTCTCTGCATCCTGACCTTCTCTCTCATCCGCTCCATCCAAAGCCCTCGGACCACCATCCACTTGCACCTCTGCGTCAGCCTCTTTGTCGGTATCCTCATCTTCCTCGTGGGCATCTCTCGCACAGAGAACCAG AGCGCCTGCGCAGCGATCGCCGGCCTGCTGCATTTCTTCTTCCTGGCCGCGTTCTGCTGGATGTGTCTGGAAGGTGTGCAGCTCTTCCGGATGGTCATCCTGGTGTTCAACACCAACTTCCCGACCCGGTACATGATGGCGGGCGGCTACGGCGTCCCGGCTGCGATCGTCGCCGTCTGCGCGGGGGTCTACCCCGAAGGATACGGCACCGAGAAATT TTGCTGGTTGAAGTTgaaatttatttggattttttggggcCCGGCTTGTGGCATCATTGTC atcaacattttcttcttcttcatcaccGCGTGGAAGTTGGCGCAAAAATTCTCAAGTCTCAACCCCGACATGAATAAATTACAGAAAATAAA GGCTTTCATCGCGACTGCGGTCGCCCAGGTCTGCGTGCTGGGCACCACGTGGCTCTTCGGCTGCTTCCAATTTGAGAAGAGCACCATGGCCATGTCGTACCTGTTCACCCTCTTCGCCAGCCTCCAGGGCCTCATGCTGTTTGTGATGCACTGCCTGTTCTCCAAGCAG GTTCGGGACGAGTACGGGAATTTCCTGTCTAGATTCCGTGCACCGCAGAAGAAAAACTACTCTGAATTCAGCTCGGTTTCCAGCAGGCAGCAC GCGTCGGCGAGCAGCCGGGACACGGGAGAGTCGCACTTCTGA